The Salvia splendens isolate huo1 chromosome 21, SspV2, whole genome shotgun sequence genome includes a window with the following:
- the LOC121784010 gene encoding cytochrome P450 71A6-like translates to MLFFSHFLVVLLSTSLFLFFLHKWRRSHSPEPRKRLPPSPRKLPLIGNLHQLGSVPHRSLQSLSRRHGPLMLLHFGKVPVLIASSAEAVREILKNQDLIFSSRPQLSIASRLFYNNRDVIFAPYGELWRQNRSICVLHLLSSKSVQSYRGVREEETSLMVDRIRRLGASSKPVNLSDVIQSLTIDVICRVALGKKYSLESDFKGIFGEFGELVGILPLWEYIPCLRWMRRFDGLDKRVERAAEKMDRFLEVVIQEHRVRERKEGDGGVLDFVDILLDFQRENASLTPIEDDTIKAIVLDMFGAGNDTTYIALEWAMTELIRNPETMKTLQTEVREVAGNKDEIDEQDLEKMPYLTAVIKESLRLHSPIPLLIRRELTQDTIVLGYDVASGTRVMINVGAILKDPSLWENPEEFRPERFLETSRDFRGQHFEFIPFGAGRRGCPGITFAVAVDELALAKLVHKFDFRLPNGPKMKELDVSESSGITTQKKCPLLVVATPRDC, encoded by the exons ATGCTTTTCTTCTCACATTTCTTGGTTGTGCTACTCTCCACatctctcttcctcttcttcctccacaAATGGCGCCGAAGTCATTCTCCAGAGCCCCGGAAACGCCTGCCTCCGTCTCCACGAAAGCTCCCGTTAATCGGAAACCTCCACCAGCTGGGCTCAGTCCCCCACAGATCCCTCCAGTCACTCTCCCGCCGCCACGGCCCCCTCATGCTTCTCCACTTCGGCAAAGTCCCCGTTCTTATCGCCTCCTCGGCTGAGGCTGTGCGTGAGATCTTGAAAAACCAGGACCTGATCTTCTCAAGCAGGCCCCAACTCAGCATCGCAAGCCGGCTGTTCTACAACAACCGGGATGTGATATTCGCACCGTACGGAGAACTATGGCGGCAGAACCGCAGCATATGCGTGCTTCATCTGCTGAGCAGCAAAAGTGTTCAATCTTATCGCGGCGTGAGGGAGGAAGAGACTTCTCTCATGGTCGACAGGATTAGAAGGTTGGGTGCTTCTTCAAAGCCCGTGAACTTGAGCGATGTCATTCAGTCGTTGACAATCGACGTGATCTGTAGGGTGGCGCTGGGGAAGAAGTATAGTTTGGAAAGTGATTTCAAGGGGATTTTTGGTGAGTTTGGGGAGCTGGTGGGGattttacctttgtgggagTACATTCCTTGCCTGAGATGGATGAGAAGGTTTGATGGTTTGGATAAGAGAGTAGAGAGAGCTGCTGAGAAGATGGATAGGTTTTTGGAGGTTGTGATTCAAGAACATAGAGTAAGGGAGAGGAAAGAGGGAGATGGTGGTGTGCTGGATTTTGTGGACATATTGCTTGATTTTCAGAGAGAGAATGCAAGTCTCACTCCTATTGAAGATGATACTATCAAAGCTATCGTTTTG GATATGTTTGGTGCTGGAAATGATACTACATATATAGCTCTTGAATGGGCGATGACGGAGCTCATAAGAAATCCAGAAACAATGAAAACTTTACAAACTGAAGTGAGAGAAGTAGCTGGAAATAAGGATGAAATTGATGAGCAAGACTTGGAGAAAATGCCTTATCTGACAGCAGTGATAAAGGAGAGTCTAAGGTTGCATTCGCCGATCCCATTGTTGATCCGTCGTGAATTAACTCAAGACACAATAGTATTGGGCTATGACGTTGCATCTGGTACGCGTGTGATGATTAATGTTGGGGCGATTTTAAAGGACCCATCACTGTGGGAAAATCCTGAGGAATTTCGTCCGGAGAGATTCCTTGAGACGAGCAGAGACTTTAGAGGTCAGCATTTTGAGTTTATTCCGTTTGGGGCAGGCAGGAGGGGTTGCCCGGGTATTACATTCGCGGTGGCGGTGGATGAGCTTGCCTTAGCCAAGTTGGTACACAAGTTCGATTTTAGATTGCCTAATGGACCGAAAATGAAGGAGTTAGATGTGAGTGAATCTAGTGGAATCACAACCCAGAAAAAGTGTCCTTTGCTTGTTGTAGCTACTCCACGTGATTGTTAG
- the LOC121783243 gene encoding cytochrome P450 71A6-like, giving the protein MVSLSHLLAVLISTYLFLFFLHKWRRSHSPEPRKRLPPSPPKLPLIGNLHQLGSAPHRSLQSLSRRHGPLMLLHFGKVPVLIASSAEAAREILKKQDLIFLNTPQLSIASRLFYNNRDVVFAPYGEYWRQNRSICVLHLLSSKRVESYRRVREEEISLMVDKIRRLCASSKPVNLSNVIYAITKDVISRVALGKKYGSESDFKETFAEFGELVGILPLWEYIPCLRWMRRFDGLDKRVERAAEKMDRFLEVVIQEHRVRERREGDGGELDFVDILLDFQRENASLTPVEDDTIKAIILDMFSAGTDTTFTALEWALTELIRNPEAMKTLQNEVREVAGSKDEIDEQHLEKMPYLKAVMKESLRLHPPIPLLVRRESTQDTIVLGYDVASGTRVMVNVWAVSRDPSLWKYPEEFRPERFLGMSIDFGGQHFELTPFGAGRRGCPGITFAVAVDELALAKLVHKFDFRLPNGAKMKELDVSESSGITLRKKCPLIVVATPHDC; this is encoded by the exons ATGGTTTCCCTCTCACATTTGTTGGCTGTGCTAATCTCCACAtatctcttcctcttcttcctccacaAATGGCGCCGAAGTCATTCTCCAGAGCCCCGGAAACGTCTGCCTCCGTCTCCACCAAAGCTCCCGCTAATCGGAAACCTCCACCAGCTGGGATCAGCACCCCACAGATCCCTCCAGTCACTCTCCCGTCGCCACGGCCCCCTCATGCTGCTCCACTTTGGAAAAGTCCCCGTTCTTATCGCCTCCTCGGCCGAGGCTGCGCGTGAGATCTTGAAAAAACAGGACCTGATCTTCTTAAACACGCCCCAACTCAGCATCGCGAGCCGGCTGTTCTACAACAACCGGGATGTGGTGTTCGCACCGTATGGAGAGTACTGGAGGCAGAACCGCAGCATATGTGTGCTTCATCTGCTTAGCAGCAAAAGGGTTGAGTCCTATCGCCGCGTAAGGGAGGAAGAGATTTCCCTCATGGTCGACAAGATCAGAAGGTTGTGTGCTTCTTCAAAGCCCGTGAACTTGAGCAACGTCATTTACGCTATTACGAAAGACGTGATTTCTAGGGTGGCTTTGGGAAAGAAGTATGGTTCAGAGAGTGATTTCAAGGAGACGTTTGCTGAGTTTGGGGAGCTGGTGGGGattttacctttgtgggagTACATTCCTTGCCTGAGATGGATGAGAAGGTTTGATGGTTTGGATAAGAGAGTAGAGAGAGCTGCTGAGAAGATGGATAGGTTTTTGGAGGTTGTGATTCAAGAACATAGAGTTAGGGAGAGGAGAGAGGGAGATGGTGGTGAGCTGGATTTTGTGGACATATTGCTTGATTTTCAGAGAGAGAATGCAAGTCTCACCCCTGTTGAAGATGACACTATCAAAGCTATCATTTTG GATATGTTTAGTGCTGGAACTGATACTACATTTACAGCTCTTGAGTGGGCGTTGACGGAGCTTATACGAAATCCAGAAGCCATGAAAACTTTGCAAAATGAAGTGAGAGAAGTAGCTGGAAGTAAGGATGAAATTGATGAGCAACACTTGGAGAAAATGCCTTATCTAAAAGCAGTGATGAAGGAGAGTCTAAGGTTGCATCCGCCGATCCCATTGTTGGTTCGTCGTGAATCAACTCAAGACACAATAGTATTGGGCTATGACGTCGCATCTGGTACGCGTGTGATGGTTAATGTTTGGGCGGTTTCTAGGGATCCTTCATTGTGGAAATATCCTGAGGAATTTCGCCCAGAGAGATTCCTTGGAATGAGCATAGACTTTGGAGGTCAGCATTTTGAGTTGACTCCGTTTGGGGCAGGCAGGAGGGGTTGCCCGGGTATTACATTCGCGGTGGCGGTGGATGAGCTTGCCTTAGCCAAGTTGGTACACAAGTTCGATTTTAGATTGCCTAATGGAGCGAAAATGAAGGAGTTAGATGTGAGTGAATCTAGTGGAATCACACTCCGTAAAAAGTGTCCTTTGATTGTTGTAGCTACTCCACATGATTGTTAG
- the LOC121785228 gene encoding cytochrome P450 71A6-like — protein MCNESLQKDMYAGGTDTTSTILEWAMTELIRNPTTMKTLQNEVREVVGSKVEIDERDLEKMLYLKSVTKESLRLHPPIPLLVPRELTQDTKVLGYDITSGTRVLINALAIARDSLLWEKPEQFYPERFLETNVDYRGLHFELTPFGAGRRGCPGVTFATTIYELALAKLVHNFDFELPNRVKMEELDVSESSGLTLHTTFPLLVVVSPHTC, from the coding sequence ATGTGTAATGAATCTTTACAAAAGGATATGTATGCTGGTGGAACCGATACTACATCCACAATTCTTGAATGGGCGATGACAGAGCTTATAAGAAATCCAACAACCATGAAAACACTCCAAAATGAAGTGAGAGAAGTAGTGGGAAGCAAGGTCGAAATAGATGAGAGAGACTTAGAGAAAATGCTTTATTTAAAATCAGTGACAAAGGAGAGTTTGAGGCTGCACCCACCGATCCCATTACTAGTTCCTCGTGAATTAACTCAAGACACAAAAGTACTAGGCTACGACATCACATCCGGCACACGCGTCTTGATCAATGCTTTGGCAATTGCTAGGGATTCATTGTTATGGGAAAAACCTGAACAATTTTATCCAGAGAGGTTCCTTGAGACGAACGTAGACTACAGAGGTTTGCATTTCGAGCTGACCCCGTTTGGGGCAGGTAGGAGGGGTTGTCCAGGTGTTACATTCGCTACGACAATCTATGAGCTTGCTTTAGCAAAGTTAGTGCATAACTTCGATTTCGAATTGCCTAATAGAGTAAAGATGGAGGAGTTGGATGTAAGTGAATCTAGTGGACTCACATTGCATACAACGTTTCCTTTACTTGTAGTAGTTTCTCCTCATACTTGTTAA